The Hominilimicola fabiformis genome window below encodes:
- a CDS encoding virulence protein — MEIKYNLTGTDRKALVKAVSNIIGEKSKYLGAPSFAYQIGDDCTVTSDGTLKISSDTDNDKVEHLLEKLYECGYETENDKNVDISDTNKDFESETIGCSIGLPISKLSDKPCNDKIIANLKAIIAGKMTLFQKAVGTDKELKVEWNKDEIWFDWFDSVIPNEKLGLYISLFKALYQMAEKAVRVNTKDKPVDNEKFAMRTFLNRIGLSGMEYKPLRKELMRNLSGDGAFRYGRPERCK, encoded by the coding sequence ATGGAGATTAAATATAATCTGACAGGAACGGACAGAAAGGCTCTTGTGAAAGCAGTTAGCAATATAATCGGAGAAAAGTCTAAATATCTTGGAGCACCGTCGTTTGCTTATCAAATTGGCGACGACTGTACAGTTACGAGTGACGGAACACTTAAAATTTCAAGCGACACCGACAATGATAAGGTTGAGCATTTACTTGAAAAGCTGTATGAGTGCGGATATGAAACCGAGAATGACAAAAATGTTGATATTTCAGACACAAATAAAGATTTTGAAAGTGAAACAATAGGCTGTTCAATCGGACTGCCGATTTCAAAATTATCCGATAAACCTTGTAACGATAAAATCATTGCAAATCTCAAAGCGATTATTGCGGGTAAAATGACCTTGTTTCAAAAAGCAGTCGGTACGGATAAGGAACTGAAAGTTGAATGGAACAAGGATGAAATATGGTTTGACTGGTTTGACAGCGTAATTCCAAATGAAAAGCTTGGACTTTATATATCACTTTTCAAAGCCCTTTACCAAATGGCAGAAAAAGCTGTAAGAGTGAATACAAAGGATAAGCCGGTTGACAACGAAAAATTTGCAATGCGTACATTCTTAAATCGTATCGGTTTATCAGGTATGGAATATAAACCGCTCCGTAAAGAACTGATGAGAAATCTCAGCGGTGACGGTGCATTTCGCTACGGCAGACCGGAGCGATGTAAGTAA
- a CDS encoding amidoligase family protein, with translation MNEKTRIQIEEMKRQTIGVEVEMNNITRENAARIAADYFGTGRYKYTADRNGYYTWSAWDTEGREWKFQRDVSIAGVDSEKCELVTPILKYEDIPLLQELIRRLRKAKAKSDATRGCGVHIHIGANGHTAQTLRNLANIMASHESLIASALNISQSRINNYCRMVSPKFLDNLNRRKPRTMSELADIWYTSNGANYGRTQHYNDSRYHMLNLHATFTKGTVEFRLFQFDAPSDGKQNGLHAGQLKSYIQLCLALSQMAKTLKSASPKPQQTENPKYAMRTWLLRLGFIGEEFATAREILTKHLDGDASFRNGRMA, from the coding sequence ATGAACGAGAAAACAAGAATTCAGATTGAGGAAATGAAAAGACAGACCATCGGTGTTGAGGTTGAAATGAACAACATCACAAGAGAAAATGCTGCGAGAATAGCCGCAGACTATTTCGGAACAGGCAGATACAAATATACAGCAGACAGAAACGGTTATTATACTTGGTCAGCTTGGGACACAGAGGGCAGAGAGTGGAAATTCCAAAGGGATGTAAGCATTGCAGGGGTTGACAGTGAGAAATGCGAATTGGTAACGCCGATTCTTAAATACGAAGATATTCCGCTTTTGCAGGAACTTATAAGAAGACTCAGAAAAGCAAAAGCCAAAAGCGATGCAACACGAGGATGCGGTGTACATATTCATATCGGTGCTAACGGACACACAGCACAGACACTCAGAAATCTTGCAAACATAATGGCAAGCCACGAAAGCCTCATAGCAAGTGCATTAAATATTTCACAGAGCAGAATAAACAATTACTGCAGAATGGTAAGTCCGAAATTTCTTGATAACCTTAACAGAAGAAAGCCAAGAACAATGTCGGAATTAGCGGATATTTGGTACACATCAAACGGTGCAAACTACGGCAGAACACAGCATTACAACGACAGCAGATACCATATGCTGAACCTACACGCAACTTTTACGAAAGGAACGGTTGAATTCAGACTTTTTCAATTCGATGCTCCGTCAGACGGAAAACAAAACGGCTTACACGCAGGACAGTTAAAAAGCTACATTCAGCTTTGCCTTGCACTCAGTCAGATGGCAAAAACACTAAAGTCAGCAAGTCCGAAACCACAGCAGACTGAAAATCCTAAATACGCAATGAGAACATGGCTTTTAAGACTTGGATTTATCGGTGAAGAATTTGCAACGGCGAGAGAAATCCTTACAAAACACCTTGACGGAGATGCATCATTCAGAAATGGCAGAATGGCATAA
- a CDS encoding gamma-glutamylcyclotransferase family protein, with product MIIMKRYYLAYGSNLYTPQMRYRCPSARLMGTAVIENYKLMFKKSKTGSYLTVEPKQGAEVPVAVWQLTTDDERSLDRYEGYPKYYYKKEFQVTVTGIKTGKKRERTAFAYILDENRPSGVPSMSYVMTCLWGYRNFGFDSKQLLHAIDESKKETVI from the coding sequence ATGATAATAATGAAACGGTATTACTTAGCTTACGGCAGTAACCTTTACACACCGCAAATGCGGTATCGCTGCCCGTCGGCACGGCTTATGGGAACTGCGGTTATAGAGAATTACAAGCTAATGTTCAAGAAAAGCAAAACAGGATCTTATCTGACCGTTGAACCGAAACAAGGTGCGGAAGTTCCGGTAGCTGTGTGGCAGTTGACAACAGATGACGAACGGTCGCTTGACCGCTACGAGGGGTATCCGAAATATTATTATAAAAAGGAATTTCAAGTAACGGTGACAGGAATTAAGACGGGCAAAAAACGTGAACGCACAGCATTTGCATATATATTGGACGAAAACAGACCGAGCGGTGTTCCGTCAATGAGTTATGTTATGACTTGCCTTTGGGGATACAGAAACTTCGGATTTGATTCAAAACAGTTGTTACACGCTATTGACGAAAGCAAAAAGGAGACAGTGATATGA
- a CDS encoding gamma-glutamylcyclotransferase family protein, producing the protein MKTKIYGAYGSNINLAQMAYRCPHAEVYKVGYINGYRLTFRSGGFANIEKSEGDRVPVLLWVITEQCEKTLDHYEGYPSFYIKKNISVEIDNGEDTIKAMFYVMGDKYCQKMQTPTEYYYGGIERGYKSNGMPVEELKTAFDRCMAEVN; encoded by the coding sequence ATGAAAACAAAAATCTACGGAGCATACGGCTCAAACATTAATTTGGCACAGATGGCGTATAGATGTCCGCATGCTGAAGTGTACAAGGTGGGGTACATAAACGGCTATCGGCTCACATTCAGGAGCGGAGGCTTTGCCAACATTGAAAAATCTGAGGGAGACCGAGTGCCTGTTCTGCTTTGGGTCATTACAGAACAGTGCGAAAAGACACTTGACCATTATGAGGGTTATCCGAGCTTTTATATCAAGAAGAATATTTCTGTGGAAATTGATAACGGCGAAGATACGATTAAAGCGATGTTCTATGTTATGGGCGATAAATACTGTCAAAAGATGCAGACACCGACAGAGTATTATTACGGAGGAATAGAACGCGGGTATAAATCTAACGGTATGCCCGTGGAGGAATTAAAGACGGCATTTGACCGCTGTATGGCGGAGGTGAATTGA
- a CDS encoding gamma-glutamylcyclotransferase, producing MDNFFTQKNCDRCGKSLKDGRIQSMFNSECICMDCKKKECADSEYKKAQDADIAEIRKGNYNFKGIRG from the coding sequence ATGGATAATTTTTTTACACAGAAAAACTGTGACCGATGCGGAAAGTCTTTAAAAGACGGTAGAATTCAAAGTATGTTTAACAGCGAATGTATCTGTATGGACTGCAAGAAAAAAGAATGTGCCGATTCGGAATACAAAAAGGCACAAGATGCCGACATTGCGGAAATTCGTAAGGGAAACTATAACTTTAAGGGAATACGAGGGTAG
- a CDS encoding phage terminase small subunit P27 family, with protein sequence MAQRGRKPKPTAVKQLEGNPGKRQLNANEPKPAARAPSCPKWLEDDAKKEWRRLAKQMEQLGILTEVDMAAFAGYCQAYARWKEAEEFISRHGAIVKTPSGYWQQVPQVSIAQQYMKQMSKFCEQFGLTPASRSRIVTDRGNDSSDDAMEQLLSLGGEKK encoded by the coding sequence TTGGCACAGAGGGGCAGAAAGCCGAAACCAACGGCAGTAAAACAGCTTGAGGGTAATCCAGGCAAGAGACAGTTAAACGCAAATGAGCCGAAACCTGCGGCTCGTGCACCGTCTTGTCCGAAATGGCTTGAAGATGATGCGAAAAAGGAATGGAGACGTCTTGCGAAACAGATGGAACAGCTCGGTATTCTAACAGAAGTTGATATGGCGGCTTTTGCGGGATATTGCCAAGCTTATGCACGTTGGAAAGAGGCAGAAGAATTTATATCAAGACACGGTGCTATTGTCAAAACTCCGAGCGGATATTGGCAGCAAGTGCCGCAGGTATCTATTGCTCAGCAGTATATGAAACAGATGAGCAAGTTCTGTGAACAGTTCGGTCTTACTCCTGCGTCAAGGTCAAGAATTGTAACAGACAGAGGCAATGACAGCAGTGATGACGCAATGGAACAGCTTCTTTCATTGGGCGGAGAGAAAAAGTAA